The following coding sequences are from one Schizosaccharomyces osmophilus chromosome 1, complete sequence window:
- a CDS encoding ubiquitin family protein, Get5 candidate, whose amino-acid sequence MSQVQIVRSFIEELSKNSRKHPDRISVDKINGSALSTAIGLPETPFPKEEFKNEEKKVHIIAKTVRPPVISASAEVSTSSTILELKESLAPQLNVAVTSLRLLHKGKPLVNSKFLADYFDPEATEVSLQMFLLQSS is encoded by the exons ATGTCTCAAGTTCAGATTGTCAGGTCTTTCATAGAGGAGctatcaaaaaattcaagaaagCATCCAGACAGAATTTCAGTTGATAAAATCAATGGTTCTGCTCTTTCG aCAGCTATAGGCTTACCAGAGACTCCATttccaaaggaagaattcaaaaatgaagaaaaaaaag TGCATATCATTGCGAAAACTGTGCGTCCTCCCGTGATCTCTGCGAGTGCTGAAGTCTCTACAAGTAGCACTATTTTGGAACTTAAAGAGTCTCTTGCTCCTCAGTTGAATGTTGCTGTAACTTCACTTCGACTATTGCACAAAGGAAAGCCCTTGGTGAACTCGAAATTTTTAGCTGATTATTTTGACCCTGAAGCGACAGAGGTGTCTTTACAGATGTTTTTACTTCAAAGCTCTTAA